Proteins encoded in a region of the Streptomyces sp. NBC_00513 genome:
- a CDS encoding DEAD/DEAH box helicase has translation MKNPSAHGRFGIKPGARTGSKSGAKGSGKTPRTLGPQGEFSMPRTVSPALPPVTSFAELDLPAELVKTMAELDVREPFPIQAATLPNSLAGRDILGRGRTGSGKTLAFGLALLARTAGQRADPKRPLALILVPTRELAQQVTEALAPYAEALALRMATVVGGLSIGRQTGTLRTGAEVVVATPGRLSDLIGRKDVHLERVRITVLDEADQMCDLGFMPQVTELLDQVHHAGQRMLFSATLDRNVDQLVRRYLKDPVSHSVDPQSASVGTMDHHVLHIHAADKVAAATEIAARDGRVLMFLDTKHGVDQFVKHLRAMGVRAEGLHSGKSQPQRTRTLGQFKDGLIGVLVATNVAARGIHIDDLDLVVNVDPPADSKDYLHRGGRTARAGESGKVVTLVTPNQRRDIVRLMADAKIRPTITQVRSGEAALSRITGAKAPSGVPLAGAAATDAKGRPSGTDLGFRGIGTRPGRPGKGKESRKTIEARQQAEARRAARVRKGL, from the coding sequence ATGAAGAACCCGTCGGCTCATGGGCGTTTCGGCATCAAGCCCGGCGCCAGGACAGGCAGCAAGTCCGGGGCCAAGGGCTCCGGCAAGACTCCTCGGACCCTCGGTCCGCAGGGTGAGTTCTCGATGCCCAGGACCGTCAGCCCGGCCCTCCCGCCGGTGACGTCGTTCGCGGAGCTCGACCTGCCTGCCGAGCTGGTGAAGACGATGGCCGAACTGGACGTGCGCGAGCCGTTCCCGATCCAGGCCGCCACCCTCCCCAACTCCCTCGCCGGACGGGACATCCTCGGGCGCGGCCGGACCGGGTCCGGCAAGACCCTCGCCTTCGGTCTGGCGCTGCTGGCCCGCACGGCCGGACAGCGCGCCGACCCGAAGCGGCCGCTCGCGCTGATCCTCGTGCCGACGCGCGAGCTGGCCCAGCAGGTGACCGAGGCCCTCGCCCCGTACGCCGAGGCCCTCGCGCTGCGGATGGCCACCGTCGTGGGCGGCCTGTCCATCGGCCGGCAGACCGGCACCCTGCGCACCGGCGCGGAGGTGGTCGTGGCGACCCCCGGACGCCTGAGCGACCTGATCGGGCGCAAGGACGTGCACCTGGAGCGGGTGCGGATCACCGTCCTCGACGAGGCCGACCAGATGTGTGACCTCGGCTTCATGCCGCAGGTCACCGAGCTGCTCGACCAGGTGCACCACGCCGGCCAGCGGATGCTGTTCTCGGCCACCCTGGACCGCAACGTGGACCAGCTGGTGCGCCGCTACCTGAAGGACCCGGTCTCGCACTCGGTCGACCCGCAGTCGGCCTCGGTCGGCACCATGGACCACCACGTGCTGCACATCCACGCGGCCGACAAGGTCGCGGCAGCGACCGAGATCGCCGCGCGGGACGGCCGGGTGCTGATGTTCCTCGACACCAAGCACGGCGTCGACCAGTTCGTGAAGCACCTGCGCGCCATGGGCGTACGGGCCGAGGGGCTGCACAGCGGGAAGTCCCAACCACAGCGCACCCGCACGCTCGGGCAGTTCAAGGACGGGCTGATCGGCGTGCTGGTCGCCACCAACGTCGCCGCCCGCGGCATCCACATCGACGACCTCGACCTGGTGGTCAACGTGGACCCGCCGGCCGACAGCAAGGACTACCTGCACCGCGGCGGCCGGACGGCCCGCGCGGGCGAGTCCGGCAAGGTCGTCACACTGGTCACGCCGAACCAGCGGCGGGACATCGTGCGTCTGATGGCCGACGCGAAGATCCGCCCGACCATCACCCAGGTCCGCTCCGGCGAGGCGGCGCTCAGCCGGATCACCGGCGCGAAGGCACCGTCCGGGGTGCCGCTCGCCGGCGCGGCGGCGACCGACGCGAAGGGGCGGCCCAGCGGGACGGACCTCGGCTTCCGGGGCATCGGCACCCGCCCCGGGCGCCCC
- a CDS encoding BtrH N-terminal domain-containing protein: MTVLVYEDFGTGRHREASLIRHALGSAHDEELVAGLAGGIGFMYFVFEYAGRTPIATIVAQSHPEPWVQVALGRLGVPYDATRAMKPRWGRVRAALDEGQPAFCVVDRSSLPWHEPDPEAEMTGADPHTVVIAGYDGDDLLIEDGAETPHRIDREEFGAAWTAHRKGRHQLIVPTGPPEGDPDVDGAIAATVTHLTGPVLGNQFDANFGFTGMEKFAAQLRDTTTKTGWERRFGVSPEALAAGTGRLHACLEEEWTAPGATRPLYADFLDLVGRPEAAELFRESAGHWSALADLARACDPHSDADGRRALFDACAEHVDACLELEGRAVEALRK, from the coding sequence ATGACTGTGCTCGTGTACGAAGACTTCGGCACCGGACGCCACCGCGAGGCCTCCCTGATCCGCCACGCCCTGGGCAGCGCCCACGACGAGGAACTGGTCGCGGGCCTGGCCGGCGGGATCGGCTTCATGTACTTCGTCTTCGAGTACGCCGGACGGACGCCGATCGCGACGATCGTCGCCCAGTCCCACCCCGAGCCCTGGGTGCAGGTCGCGCTCGGACGCCTCGGCGTCCCGTACGACGCCACCCGGGCGATGAAGCCACGTTGGGGCCGGGTCCGCGCCGCGCTCGACGAGGGGCAGCCCGCCTTCTGCGTCGTCGACCGCTCCTCGCTGCCCTGGCACGAGCCCGACCCCGAGGCCGAGATGACCGGCGCCGACCCGCACACCGTCGTCATCGCCGGGTATGACGGCGACGACCTGTTGATCGAGGACGGGGCCGAGACCCCGCACCGGATCGACCGCGAGGAGTTCGGGGCGGCCTGGACCGCCCACCGCAAGGGCCGCCACCAGCTGATCGTGCCCACCGGCCCGCCGGAGGGGGATCCGGACGTGGACGGGGCCATCGCCGCCACCGTCACCCACCTCACGGGCCCGGTGCTGGGGAACCAGTTCGACGCCAACTTCGGCTTCACCGGCATGGAGAAGTTCGCCGCGCAGTTGCGCGACACGACCACGAAGACGGGCTGGGAGCGTCGTTTCGGCGTTTCCCCCGAGGCCCTCGCGGCGGGCACCGGCCGGCTCCACGCCTGCCTGGAGGAGGAGTGGACCGCGCCGGGCGCCACCCGGCCGCTCTACGCGGACTTTCTCGACCTCGTCGGGCGGCCGGAGGCGGCGGAACTCTTCCGGGAGTCCGCCGGGCACTGGTCCGCCCTGGCCGACCTCGCGCGGGCCTGCGATCCGCACTCCGACGCCGACGGGCGACGGGCCCTGTTCGACGCCTGCGCGGAGCACGTGGACGCCTGCCTGGAACTGGAGGGCCGGGCGGTCGAGGCGCTCCGCAAGTAG
- a CDS encoding ferredoxin, whose amino-acid sequence MRISIDHDVCIGAGQCALTAPTVFTQDDDGLSELLAGREDGAGSPLVREAARACPVAAISLEDA is encoded by the coding sequence GTGCGGATCTCCATCGACCACGATGTCTGCATCGGTGCGGGCCAGTGCGCGCTGACCGCGCCGACGGTGTTCACGCAGGACGACGACGGATTGAGCGAGCTGCTGGCCGGACGGGAGGACGGCGCCGGCAGCCCCCTCGTCCGGGAGGCCGCGCGGGCCTGCCCGGTGGCGGCCATCTCCCTGGAGGACGCCTGA
- a CDS encoding HGxxPAAW family protein — MSAHGHVDMGHTVAGWTGTTLALLGATGAGAALCAAWAPGIWLGLALVAVAGLVTWLLHLAGWGKPSGPRPESAWDWRVRDTTARTGHANCLGCRAAGPRRAAAGALEARPVVSLSAGDGGS; from the coding sequence ATGAGCGCCCACGGCCACGTAGACATGGGCCACACCGTGGCCGGCTGGACCGGCACGACCCTCGCCCTGCTGGGCGCCACCGGAGCGGGCGCCGCCCTCTGTGCCGCCTGGGCCCCCGGCATCTGGCTGGGTCTCGCCCTGGTCGCGGTGGCGGGACTCGTCACCTGGCTGCTGCACCTCGCGGGCTGGGGCAAGCCGAGCGGGCCGCGCCCCGAGTCCGCGTGGGACTGGCGCGTCCGCGACACCACCGCGCGCACCGGACACGCGAACTGCCTTGGCTGCCGGGCCGCCGGACCCCGACGGGCCGCCGCGGGCGCCCTCGAAGCCCGACCGGTCGTGTCGTTGTCCGCCGGCGACGGCGGCTCCTGA
- a CDS encoding MarR family transcriptional regulator — protein MQGKPRPAATAGEAISRMDQYVALGVIGQQEVAQLLGINVTDLTCLGHVLGAGETPLSAGELAELTNLTTGAVTGVLNRLERAGYAHRRPDPGDRRRVRVVADPSGAARIFAVYQPFYDRLGSVFAEYTPDEVAVIADWFGRAAVEARAHLAQVRSGELGPLTP, from the coding sequence GTGCAGGGCAAGCCCCGCCCCGCGGCCACGGCCGGGGAGGCGATCTCGCGCATGGACCAGTACGTCGCCCTCGGCGTGATCGGTCAGCAGGAGGTGGCGCAGCTCCTCGGGATCAACGTGACCGACCTGACCTGCCTGGGCCACGTCCTGGGCGCCGGGGAGACCCCCCTGTCCGCCGGCGAACTGGCCGAACTGACCAACCTCACCACCGGCGCCGTCACCGGGGTGCTCAACCGCCTGGAACGGGCCGGGTACGCGCACCGGCGACCCGACCCGGGCGACCGGCGCCGCGTCCGGGTGGTGGCCGATCCGTCGGGGGCCGCCCGGATCTTCGCCGTGTACCAGCCCTTCTACGACCGCCTCGGCTCCGTGTTCGCCGAGTACACCCCCGACGAGGTCGCGGTGATCGCGGACTGGTTCGGACGGGCGGCGGTGGAGGCCCGCGCCCATCTGGCCCAGGTCCGGTCCGGGGAACTGGGGCCGCTCACCCCATAG
- a CDS encoding cytochrome P450 encodes MSETVAFPQDRTCPYHPPTAYEPLRAGRPLSRVTLFDGRSVWVVTGHAEARALLSDPRLSSDRLNSDFPAPTERFKGLTGRRTALLGVDDPEHNTQRRMLIPSFTLKRTAALRPAIQQTVDRLIDEMTAAGSQAELVGAFALPVPSMVICALLGVPYEDHEFFEGQSRRLLRGPDVADVEEARRQLDGYLTDLIARKRAAPGDGLLDELIARRLETGETDVEELVALAVILLVAGHETTANMISLGTFTLLRHPGQLAELRADPSLISEAVEELMRFLSIADGMLRVATEDIEVGGVTIGPGDGVIFSTSVINRDESVFDQPDDLDWHRPARHHLAFGFGIHQCLGQNLARAEMEIALGTLFRRLPGLRLAADPDRIPFKPGDTIQGMIELPVAW; translated from the coding sequence ATGTCAGAGACCGTTGCCTTTCCCCAGGACCGAACCTGTCCCTACCACCCGCCGACCGCCTACGAGCCGTTGCGGGCAGGCCGCCCGCTCTCCCGGGTCACCCTCTTCGACGGCCGCTCCGTGTGGGTGGTCACCGGCCACGCCGAGGCGCGCGCCCTGCTCTCCGATCCCCGACTCTCCTCCGACCGGCTGAACTCGGACTTTCCCGCCCCGACCGAGCGGTTCAAGGGCCTGACGGGACGCCGCACCGCCCTGCTCGGGGTCGACGATCCGGAGCACAACACCCAGCGCCGGATGCTGATCCCGAGCTTCACCCTGAAACGGACCGCCGCCCTTCGGCCCGCGATCCAGCAGACCGTGGACCGGCTGATCGACGAGATGACGGCGGCCGGTTCGCAGGCGGAGCTGGTCGGCGCCTTCGCGCTCCCGGTGCCGTCCATGGTGATCTGCGCGCTGCTCGGAGTCCCCTACGAGGACCACGAGTTCTTCGAGGGGCAGTCCCGGCGGCTGCTGCGGGGCCCCGACGTCGCCGACGTCGAGGAGGCACGCCGACAACTCGACGGCTATCTCACGGACCTGATCGCCCGCAAGCGCGCCGCCCCCGGCGACGGCTTGCTGGACGAACTCATCGCCAGGCGGCTGGAGACCGGCGAGACGGACGTCGAGGAGCTGGTGGCGCTGGCCGTGATCCTGCTCGTCGCGGGTCACGAGACCACCGCGAACATGATCTCCCTCGGCACGTTCACCCTGCTGCGGCACCCCGGGCAACTGGCGGAGCTGCGCGCGGATCCGTCGCTGATCTCGGAGGCGGTGGAGGAGCTGATGCGGTTCCTGTCGATCGCCGACGGCATGCTGCGGGTGGCGACCGAGGACATCGAGGTCGGCGGGGTCACGATCGGCCCCGGCGACGGGGTGATCTTCTCCACCTCGGTCATCAACCGCGACGAGTCGGTGTTCGATCAGCCGGACGACCTGGACTGGCATCGGCCGGCCCGCCACCACCTGGCGTTCGGTTTCGGCATCCACCAGTGCCTCGGGCAGAACCTGGCCCGCGCCGAGATGGAGATCGCCCTGGGCACGCTGTTCCGGCGGCTGCCCGGACTACGGCTGGCGGCCGATCCCGACCGGATCCCCTTCAAACCCGGGGACACCATCCAGGGCATGATCGAACTGCCCGTGGCCTGGTGA
- a CDS encoding cold-shock protein → MATGIVKWFNSEKGFGFIQQDDGGPDVFVHFSAIQTTGFKELAEGAKVEYDVTQGPKGPQAEQVTTL, encoded by the coding sequence ATGGCAACTGGCATCGTGAAGTGGTTCAACTCCGAGAAGGGGTTCGGGTTCATCCAGCAGGACGACGGCGGCCCCGACGTGTTCGTGCACTTCTCCGCCATCCAGACGACCGGCTTCAAGGAGCTGGCCGAGGGTGCGAAGGTCGAGTACGACGTCACCCAGGGCCCCAAGGGTCCGCAGGCGGAGCAGGTGACCACCCTCTAG
- a CDS encoding TetR/AcrR family transcriptional regulator, whose protein sequence is MPETGSDRPGGREARAQDPRTARTKARLRESLFAACADRPLAEVGVSMVVRRAGVGRATFYLHYEDLTALAVDACADVVHAAVDALHAWQGIPGALPPVRPPAALAEFLADAAARGPLHRALLLPGGGGPLGDRLYRELRARARAEREAVGAPRPDLVASAVAATFTGVLADWLHEHIPGSDPVELANRLWPLLMALHRAG, encoded by the coding sequence GTGCCGGAAACCGGCTCCGACCGGCCGGGCGGCAGGGAAGCGCGCGCACAGGACCCACGGACCGCGCGCACCAAGGCCCGGCTGCGCGAGAGCCTGTTCGCGGCGTGCGCGGACCGCCCGCTGGCCGAGGTCGGTGTCTCGATGGTGGTCCGCCGGGCGGGTGTCGGGCGCGCGACGTTCTACCTGCACTACGAGGACCTCACCGCGCTGGCGGTGGACGCGTGCGCCGACGTGGTGCACGCGGCGGTCGACGCCCTCCACGCCTGGCAGGGCATCCCGGGCGCGCTCCCCCCGGTCAGGCCCCCGGCGGCCCTGGCCGAGTTCCTCGCGGACGCGGCGGCCCGCGGTCCGCTCCATCGCGCCCTGCTCCTCCCGGGGGGCGGCGGCCCGCTGGGCGACCGCCTGTACCGGGAGCTGCGCGCCCGGGCCCGGGCCGAGCGCGAGGCCGTGGGCGCCCCGCGCCCCGACCTCGTCGCCTCCGCGGTGGCCGCCACCTTCACCGGTGTCCTCGCGGACTGGCTGCACGAGCACATCCCGGGCTCCGACCCGGTGGAACTCGCGAACCGGCTCTGGCCGCTCCTCATGGCCCTGCACCGGGCGGGATAG
- a CDS encoding DUF1304 domain-containing protein, with the protein MHTVAQVLIGAVAALHLCFLVLEMFLWQRPPGRALSGFDADTARLTAPLAANQGLYNGFLAAGLVWSLVIDSLATQIFFLVCVIVAGVYGAATANRRILIAQALPGALALGAALSAG; encoded by the coding sequence GTGCACACGGTCGCTCAGGTCCTCATCGGCGCGGTCGCCGCACTGCACCTGTGTTTCCTGGTCCTGGAGATGTTCCTGTGGCAGCGACCGCCCGGCCGGGCCCTGTCGGGGTTCGACGCGGACACCGCCCGCCTCACTGCACCGCTCGCCGCCAACCAGGGGCTCTACAACGGTTTCCTGGCCGCGGGGCTGGTCTGGTCGCTGGTCATCGACTCCCTCGCCACGCAGATCTTCTTCCTCGTCTGCGTGATCGTCGCGGGCGTCTACGGAGCCGCGACCGCCAACCGCCGGATCCTGATCGCCCAGGCCCTGCCCGGCGCCCTCGCCCTCGGCGCGGCGCTGTCGGCCGGGTGA